The genomic region CCAAGATCAAATCGTTGTTTTTCAAAGGCCGAAACACCTGTGTCGCGCCTTCCTCGCTGAGTTGGATCAAGCCTTTATGGAGCGCTTTGGCGCGCAAGGGATCTCTCAAGACGACTCGCCGAAACAGTTCCGGCGCAAAATAAGGAATCCCGCCGAATTTCAGCGACTTCCCTTGGGTAAACGTATCGGCCACTTGAATGGTGCCGTGATTGTATAGACCGATAATGTCTCCCGGCCACGCCTCTTCCACGTGCTGGCGGCTGGCGGCCTGAAAGGTAATGGCGTTGGCTGCGGTGATATTTTTTCCCAGCCGCACGTGGTGCAATTTCATTCCTTTGGCGTACTTGCCGGAACAGATCCTCACAAAAGCGATCCGGTCACGGTGTTGAGGGTCCATGTTGGCCTGTACCTTGAATACGAAGCCGCTGAAATCGGGGTCGTCCGCCGCCACCATCCGTTCCTCCGCTTGTCGGGGCCGGGGCGGCGGCGCATAGCGGGCGAAGGCGTCGAGCAATTCCAATACCCCGAAATTGTTGATCGCCGAACCGAAAAAAACCGGCGTCTGTCTGCCCGTCAAATAGGCTTTAGGATCGAAGGGATGACTGGCGCCGCGCACCAATTCCACTTCCTCGCGCAGTTCCTCGGCTTGATCACCGAGGCGTTCCTCCAAGGTCGGATTATCCAACCTTTCGATCATCTCTCCCTTGACCACTCGATCGCGATGGCGAGTATCAAAAAAATGAACCGCATCCTCGTAGAGATGGTAGACGCCCTTGAAACGCTTCCCCATGCCGATGGGCCAAGTCACCGGCGCGCATTGGATCCCCAAAACCGACTCGATTTCGTCCAACAATTCAATGGGGTCCCGCCCTTCCCGGTCGAGCTTGTTGACAAAGGTGATGATGGGCGTATCGCGCAGGCGACAGACCTCCATCAACTTGATGGTGCGTTCCTCCACCCCCTTGGCGCTATCGATCACCATCAAGGCCGAATCCACCGCCGTCAAGGTGCGGTAGGTATCCTCCGAGAAATCGGCGTGGCCGGGGGTATCGAGCAAGTTCAACAAGCAGCCGCCGTGCTCGAACTGCATCACCGAGGTGGTCACCGAAATGCCCCGTTGCTTTTCCATTTCCATCCAATCGGAAGTGGCGTGGCGCGAGGACTTGCGCCCTTTCACCGCCCCCGCCATTTGAATCGCCCCGCCGAAAAGGAGCAATTTTTCCGTCAAAGTGGTTTTACCGGCATCGGGGTGGGAAATGATGGCGAAAGTGCGTCGTTTTTGTATTTCCTGGGAAGAATCAGCCATAAATCGCTTATTTACTCGAAAAATCCAATATTATAACGTGAGTGTTGGACACGCATACCCGGCTTTTATTCCCCTTCTTTCGTGGTACTCTATGAAAAATAGATTCCCGATGAGGGCCTCGATGAGCTGCGAAGGAGACATGCCATGACAGATCATCCCACCTCCAAAAGCAATGGCAACGGAGACGGTTTCGTTCTCACGCGGGAACGCACCGGCCAAAATTATAATCGCTCTCTCCTGCACGGCACCCTCGGACCTGCCGCCATCGACATTCGCAATTTTTACTCGGATACCGACGTACTGACGTACGATCCAGGGTTTACCTCGACCGCCTCGTGCAAATCCGCGATCACCTTTATCGACGGCGATAACGGCATCCTTTTGTACCGCGGTTATCCCATCCAGGAACTGGCCGTCCAGAGCGATTACATGGAGGTGTGTTACTTATTGCTTTACGGAGAATTGCCCTCGCCGGAGGAAAAAGCCGAATTCGAACGGGACATCAAACGCCACACCCTCCTCCACGATCAATTGATGCTGTTTTTCCGCGGTTTTACCCGCAAATCCCATCCCATGGCGATCATGGTCGGCGTCGTCGGCGCCCTTTCCGCTTTCTACCATGACGACATGGACATCACCAATCCGGAGCAGCGGATGTTGGCGGCCTATCGGATCATCGCCAAAATGCCCACCATCGGGGCGTGCGCTTATCGTTACGCCATGGGTTGGCCTTTCGTCTATCCCCAAAACCGTTACAGCTACGCCGAGAATCTCCTCTACCTGACCTTCTCGCTTCCAACCCAGGACTACCAAGCCAATCCGGTCCTGGCCAAAGCCTTGGATCGAATCCTGATTCTCCACGCCGATCACGAACAGAACGCCTCCACCTCCACTGTCCGCTTGGCCGGCTCTTCGGGCGCCAATCCCTTCGCCTGCATCGCCGCGGGCATCGCCTCCTTATGGGGACCCGCCCACGGCGGGGCGAACGAAGCGGTGCTTAAAATGCTGAGGGAAATCGGCGACATAAAGCGGATTCCCGAATTCATCGACCGGGCCAAGGATAAGAACGATCCGTTCCGCTTGATGGGCTTCGGTCACCGGGTTTACAAACACTACGACCCGCGCGCCGAAATCATGCGCCAAACCTGCCACGAAGTTTTGGCGGAACTGGGTCACCGCAACGACCCGCTGCTGGAACTGGCGGTGGAACTCGAACGAATCGCCCTCCAGGACGATTATTTCATCGAGCGCAAGCTCTATCCCAACGTGGACTTCTATACCGGAATCGTACTTCGGGCGATGGGTTTCCCCACCAACATGTTCACGGTCTTGTTCGCCATCGGCCGCACCGTGGGATGGGTCGCCCATTGGAAGGAAATGATCGCCGATCCCAAGATCAAAATCGGCCGACCGCGCCAACTCTATGTGGGCAGTCCTCAACGCCCCTACGTCCCCATGGATCAGCGCCCCCGCCCCGGTCAGCGGACTTGGAGCCGGTTTTGGGGCGGCGGTAACAACACCTGAATTCATCACCATGCCCGCGACGATCCAGGTTCGATGGCTTCAAGGCAGCTTCACGGTCTTCCTGCTGTTGCTGGCCGCCTGCGCGCCACTCCAACGCCCCTCCGAAAATTTAGCCGCCCCCCTATTGCGTCAAGCAGAGACGCTTGCCGCAGCGGGCAAACACCGTGAAGCAGCTCAATACTATTTAAGCGCAGCCGACCGGCAGTCGGGTCAGGAACGCAGCCATTCCCTCTTGCGCGCCGCCGAATTATCGTATCGCGCAGGCGAGCTAAAAGCCCTCGAAAAACGGCTAAGAGACCTGAGGCCGGAGCGGATGGCCGCCCATGATCGCAACGCCCTCGCCTTACTGCGGGCCCGCCTGGCGTTGGATCAAGACGATCCCGCCGGCGCCTTGGATTTCATCGGCGAGATCGACCCCGACCGCTTGACGGAATCGAAGTTAACCAGCTACCGTCTCCTGCGGGCTCGGGCCTTTTCCCTTCAGGGAAGGCTGGCGGACGCTATCCGTGAGCGAGTACGCCTCCTTCCACGGCTCCAATCCCCTCAAACCGTGGAAAGAAACCAGCAGGCGATTTTGGAGGCCTTGCTGCTACTGCCCGAGACCGAGCTGGAGCAGATTCAGGCCAAGCCCCACGGCGACCTGGCCGGCTGGATCGAACTGGCGCAAACCCTGCGGGCCCACCCCTATCATTCCCCGGAGCTCGATCGCGCCTTATCCCGGTGGCGACAGGTCTATCCTTATCATCCCGCCGATCGCGCACGTTTCCTGGAACGCCATCTTGCCGCTCGTCTCCCGAGTTATCGCACCCCCCAAAGCATCGCCCTCTGGTTACCCGGGGAAGGCCCCTTTCAGTCGGCCGCCGATGCGGTTCGAAGCGGCATACTCTCGGCCCGCAGACTCGCTGACAGCCCTTACCCTTCCGCCGCGAATAGCGAGCCGGTCGAATTCATGGAATACGACAGCACGGACACCGACCCGCTCGACTTATACCGGCGGTCGACCGATGAGGGGGCCGAACTGATTATCGGGCCACTCCAAAAAACCGAACTAGAGCAACTGGCTAGCCAGGCACAATTCAACCCGCCGGTACTCGCTCTCAACGCGCTGGACCATCTGACCCGCTCCGGCTTATATCAGTTCGCCCTATCCCCCGAAGAAGGCGTCGCACAGGTAGCCGACAGCGCCTGGCAGCACGATCGCCGACGCGCACTGGTATTGGTACCGACCACGCCGTTCGGAGAGCGGATCGCAACCTTTTTTACCGCTTACTGGGAAAACTTGGGCGGACGCGTACTGGAAATCCAGCCGTACGATCCGGAGGCCAATGATTTTTCTCCCGCCATCCGGGGATTGCTCGACCTGGATGAAAGCGAACGTCGTTTCAAGCGCCTGCGTCAAGTGGTCTGGGAGGTGAAGTTCGAACCGCGCATTCGCCGGGATGCGGATTTCTTATTTCTCCAAGCCAAACCCCGCCAAGGACGATTGATTCGACCGCAGCTCCTTTTCTATCGAGCAGAAACCCTTCCCGTCTATGCAACCCGGGACATCTACAGTGGACATCCCGAACCCCGCTGGGACCGCGACCTGGAAGGGGTTCGCTTCTGCGACATCCCCTGGCTGCTTCAAGGCGAACGGACCGATACCCCTTCCAGAGAGCGCTTCGAAACCGAATGGGGAATCCATTCCGGCGCTTATTTACGCTTGGTCGCCCTGGGCATGGATGCTTATCGGATCCCCTTCCGTTTACTTGCCACCGGCCAGCGCTATGCGGGCGCCACCGGCGTCCTGGAACTGGGCAATGGCGGGCATATTAAACGCCGCCTGACGTGTGCCGAATTCCGCCAAGGCACACCGGTGATTTACGGTTTGGCCCCCGAAAAAACGATCGATGCGATCCCGTAGTACCACCGCCCTCGGACAGGCCGCCGAAAATCATGCCCTGGCTTATTTGGAAAAGCGGGGACTCAAATTGTTGACGCGCAATTATCGTTGGCGCGGTGGAGAGATCGACCTCATTCTGGAAGATCGCGGCACCCTGGTCTTTGCCGAGGTACGCTTCCGCCGAAACAACCGCTTTGGAGGCGCGCTGGCCAGTGTCGACGCTCGCAAACAAAAACGTCTCATCCAATGCGCCCAGCATTATCTCGTCCGTCACCGCGAGGATGCGCCGGTCCGCTTCGATGTCGTGGCGCTAACCGCCACCACGGGAGGATTCGAGTTGGAATGGGTCCGCGACGCTTTCCAGGCCGAAGCTTAGGCTTGACCTTAATCGGCCTGCAAGGCCATTACCACGGCATGGCGGACGGTCAAGAGCCCCACGGCCAGGGGATAGATCAAATAATGGCCGGTCATCAGCAAGCTTGCCAGGACCAAGCCGGCCAACAGGCGCCCGTCGAACCACCATTGCTGCACTAAAGCGGCAAGGAACCGCCGCTCTTCCACGCTCCACCGCTCGCGATGGCCGAGAACGAAATGCCCGGTCAAGGCGTCGAGGAGGACAAAATACACCGGATAAACCTTGAATACCAAGGCCTCCAGGGAAAAGACCGGCGACCACCCGGCCAGCCACAGCCAAAGACTTCCCCATAACAAGAGATCATAGACATGGCGCACCGCCAACTTCTTGCGCCAACCCAAAATCAGCGCCAGGGCCACCGCCACTCCCCCTGCCAATCCGACCCACCAGGAGGCGAACCAGACCGACCATTGAGGCAGCCACAAAAAAACCAGAACCAACCCCACCGAGGTGAAAGCGAATCCCGGAAAAATAAAATTATGTTTTGTGCTCACCGTGCTCTTTTAGAGAAATCCGCATGGATAAGTCGATCGTTTGAAGGTTCTTGGTGATCGCACCCACCGAAATCCGATCCACGCCAGTCTCAGCCACTCGACGCATGTTGGTCAAGTCGATATTGCCGGAAGCCTCCAGAAGCGCGCTTCCCGAAGCGAGCTTTACCGCCGTGCGCATTTCCTCAAGGGAAAAATTATCCAGCAAAATAATATCGGCCCCTGCCGTCAACGCTTCTTCCAATTCCGCTAAGCTCTCCACTTCCACTTCCACCGGGAGCGCCTCCGCAAACGTCCGGGCCTGCCGCACCGCTTGCGTGAGCGAGCCGGAAGCGAGGATGTGATTTTCCTTGAGGAGGATACCATCGTAAAGACCGAAGCGATGGTTTTCGCATCCCCCCACTTTGACCGCATACTTCTGTAGGCGACGCAATCCCGGGATAGTTTTGCGGGTATCCAAAACCACCGTCCCGGTGCCGGCCACCGCCTCGGCGAAACGCCGCGCGCGGGTGGCCGTACCGGAAAGGGTTTGAAGCAAATTGATCGCGGTGCGCTCCCCGGTCAGCAGCGCCCGGGCCGGGCCCAGGACGCGGCAAAGCTCGGTGTCCGCCCCCACCTCGTCGCCTTCCCCCACCCGCCACTCGACGAGACAACTCGGGGCCAGTTCGTAGAATACCGCTTCGAACCAATCCCGACCGCACATAACCATCGGCTCGCGGGTGATCACCGTCGCCTCGGCCCGGACGGATTCGGGAATAATCCGGGCGGTCACATCTCCCGGCCCCACGTCTTCGGCCAAAAAACGGCGGATTTCCTCGCGATCGACATTTTCAGCATTTACCGTCATTGAATCGGCTCCAGATATTCGGCTTTCAATTGCAATCGGCGGCGGCCGCGAAAATCGTTGATGTCCAACTGATAAGCCATTCGCAACGCGCCGCAACCCAGCCACTTGGCGGGGTCGTCCAGGCCAAAAACGATCCCGTCCAAAGGGGGACCTCCCCGGGGCCGCAGGGACATTTTCAGATGCCGCTCTCCCACGACGCGAGCGTTCAACAACTCGAAATCTCCCTCGAACACCGGTTCGGGAAAACCTTGTCCCCACGGCCCGCCCCGGCGCAGTTCGGTGGCCAGCCGAAGGGAGAAATCGGCTACCTGCAAAGGGCCGTCCGTATGAATCACGCTTTCCGGCGCGGATTCGCCCAGTTGCGCTTTCACCCGAGCGGCGAATAGTTCGGCGAAGAGATCGAAATCGCCGCTTTTCAAGGTCAAACCCGCCGCCATGGCGTGACCTCCGTAACGCACGATCAGGCCGGGACGGATAGCGTCGATTTCACTCAAAAAATCGCGAATGTGCAGGCCGGCTATGGAACGGGCCGATCCCTTCAAATAACCGTCTTCCCCTTGGGCGAAGGCGATGACCGGCAACCCCAATCGATCCTTGATGCGGGAAGCCAGAATGCCGATCACTCCCTCGTGCCAAGCCGGATCGAACAAACATACCCCGGAAGACGCCCCGCGGTCCCACTCATCGGATTGCAAATATTCGAGCGCATCACTCTGCATTCGAGCCTCGATTTCCCGCCGTTCCCGGTTGAGCGTATCCAAGCGCCGGGCCAAAGAGCGCGCCTCGTCGAGATCGGCGCTGAGCAGGCACCGGATACCCAAACCCATGTCCTCCAAGCGGCCGGCGGCATTCAGACGCGGCCCCAAGGCAAATCCCAAATCCGCAGCCACCAAGCCTTCCGGATCCCGGCCGGCCACCTCCAATAGCGCCCGAACGCCGGGGCGGGCGCGACCGGCGCGCATCCGCTCCAACCCCTGATGCACCAGAATGCGGTTGACCTCATCCAAGGGCACCACGTCGGCCACCGTCCCCAAGGCGACCAGATCGAGCAATTCCGCCAAATTCGGCTCGGCCATACCCTGGAGTTGGAACCAATCCTGCGCGCGCAATCGGGTTCGCAAAGCGGTCAAAACGTAGAACATCACCCCCACCCCGGCCAAAGCCCGGCTGGGAAAGGAATCATCGGGCAAATTGGGATCGACGATCACATCGGCGTCCGGCAGACGTTCGCCCGGCAGGTGATGATCGGTGATCAGCACGTCCAGACCCGCGGCCTTGGCCGCCGCCACTCCCTCCAGGCTGGCGATCCCGTTATCCACCGTCACCAACACTTGAGGCTTGCGATCCAAGATTTGCTCGACCAGTTGCGGTGTCAACCCGTAACCGAGGCGGAAGCGATCCGGAACGATGAAATCCACCTGCCGTGCGCCCATGGCACGCAGGCCGGTGACCGCCAGGGCGCAGGCGGTGGCCCCGTCGGCGTCGTAATCGGCCACCACGAGTAGGCGTTCCCCGCGCTCCAAGGCCTGCGCCAATCGCGCGCTCATGGCATCGATGCCGGTCAAGGTCCACGGCGGCGGCAAGGCAGCCAGCGTTCGGTCGAGTTCGTCGGGATGACGAATGCCCCGACTCAGATAGACGCGGGTCAGAACGGGATGCAGTCGGGACGGGAGGGAGTGAGGCTGCGCAGGTATCGGACGCTGGCGAATTTTTTTCCTACGCATCCCCTCACAACCGTTCCAAAATCGCGCGCTTGACCGCCTCCAGTTCCGCCGCCACCGTTTGCGGGGTGACCTGGCACTGACGGATCGCGGTATCGGGATCCTTGAGGCCGTTGCCGGTAAGCGTGCAGACGAGCGTACTTCCCTCCGGAATTTTGCCGGTCTTCAGATCGTTGAGCGCCCCGGCGATGGAAACGGCCGAAGCCGGCTCACAGAAAATGCCTTCGTGATCGGCAAGCAATTTTTGCGCCTCGAGGATCTCGGCATCGGAAAAGCAGGCGAACCAGCCCCCCGATTCCCGCTGCGCCGTCCACGCTCCGTCCCAGGACTGGGGATGACCGATGCGGATCGCGGTGGCTACCGTTTCGGGATGATCCACCGGCTCGCCCTTGACGAAAGGCGCCGCCCCTTCGGCCTGATAGCCGCACATCACCGGTCGTTTCGCCGCCACCCCATCGGCGTGGTATTCCCGATAGCCCTTCCAATAGGCGGTGATATTGCCCGCATTGCCCACCGGCAGGCAGTGATAATCGGGCGCTTTCCCCAAGGCATCCACGATCTCGAAGGCGGCGGTTTTCTGGCCCTCGATGCGATAGGGGTTGATGGAATTGACGATGGAGACCGGCGCGTGATCGGCGATTTCCTTGACGATCCGCATGCCCGCATCGAAATTCCCTTGGATCTGGATCACCTCGGCGCCGTGCATCAGCGCCTGGGCGAGCTTGCCCATGGCGATCTTGCCTTCGGGAATCAACACGAAAGCGTGGATTCCGGCGCGCGCCGCGTAAGCCGCCGCCGATGCCGAGGTATTCCCGGTGGAAGCGCAAATCACCGCGCGGCTGCCTTCCTCGCGCACCGCGCGGGTCACCGCCACCGTCATGCCACGATCCTTGAAGGAACCGGTCGGGTTGAGGCCTTCGAATTTGACGTAGATCTCCGCCTCCTTGCCGATCAAACGCGGCAGATTTTCCAACCGGATCAGCGGGGTATCGCCCTCGCACAGACTGATGGGGGAGGTCTCCGGGGCGATGGGCAGGCGGTCGCGGTAACGGTCGATCAGACCAGTGTAACGGTTCATGGTCACTCCAAGGTTTCCAGTCGAATTCGGTAAAGGGGTGCCTTGACGGCGGGCAAGGCTTCGATTTTCGCGGCAGCCGCATCCAAGGCTTTTTCCTTGACTTTGTGGGTGAGGAAAATCAACGGCAGATCCATTTGCCCCTCCTGGGGCTCTTTTTGGATCACCGCTTCGATGCTGATTTCGTGATCGGCCAAAATGCGGGCGATATCGGCCAGGACACCGGGCTGATCGGCCACCTTGAGGCGCAGATAGTAGGCGGTCTCGATCTCGCTGATGGGAAGGACCGGCAGATCGCTCAACGCATCGGGTTGAAACGCCAAATGGGGCACTCGATTACCCGGATCGGCGGTGAATACCCGAACGACATCCACCAGATCGGCCACTACCGCCGACGCGGTCGGTTCGGCTCCGGCACCCGGGCCGTAGTACAAAGTCGGCCCCACCGCGTCGCCCTTGACCACCACCGCGTTCATCACCCCTTCCACATTGGCCAGCAGGCGGCGTGCGGGAATCAAGCAGAGATGGACGCGCAATTCGATGCCATCGGGGGTCTGTCGGGCGATGCCCAGATGCTTGATCTGATAACCCAGCTCCTGGGCATAACGGATATCCTCGGGCGTGATCCGGGTGATACCCTCGGTATAGACCTTGTCGTACTGAAGGGGGATGCCGAAAGCGATGGCGGCGAGAATGGTCAGCTTATGGGCGGCGTCGATTCCTTCCACGTCGAAGGCGGGATTGGCCTCGGCATAGCCCAACGCCTGGGCTTCGGTCAGCACATCGTCGAAAACCCGCCCTTGATCGCGCATGCCGGTGAGAATGAAATTGCCGGTGCCGTTGATGATCCCGGCCACCCACTCGATCCGGTTGCCCGTCAACCCTTCCCGAAGCACCTTGATGATGGGGATCCCCCCCGCCACCGCCGCTTCGAAGGCCACCATCACCCCCTGCTCCGAGGCCCGAGAAAAGATCTCGTTGCCGTGCAAGGCGATCAGGGCCTTGTTGGCGGTGACCACGTGCTTGCCCAGCTCGATGGCGCGCAGCACCAACTCCTTGGCCAAGGAAGTACCGCCGATCAGTTCGGCGACGATGGCGATCTCGGGATCTTCCACCACCTCCCAAGGATCGGTGACCAAATCGATGCCTTCGGTCCCGCAGATACGCGGCTTCTCCGGATCCCGGGTAAAAGCCTTGGCCACCTGAATTTCACGCCCGGCGCGGCGGGTGATCTCACGGGTGTTCCGGGCCAACACGTTCACCGTCCCGCCGCCCACGGTTCCCAGGCCTAAAAGGCCTATTTTGACCGGGTGCAATTGTTTCTCCTCGTGCATACTGAAAATTAATTGGGTTTCAATCCGGCTCGCTCAGACGCTCCCCTCTCGCAGAGGGGGCGGCATTATAGCGTGCCGTCCTTCCGCATCATATGGCGGATTCCACGAATGGCCTGACGCGTGCGGTGCTCGTTCTCGATCAGGCCGAAACGCACAAATCCCTCCCCGTACTGGCCGAAACCGATGCCCGGGGAGACCGCCACCTTGGCTTCCAACAACAATTTCTTGGAAAATTCCAACGAACCCATCGCTCGATAGGGTTCCGGAATGGGCGTCCAAACGAACATGGTCGCCTTGGGTTTTTCCACCTCCCAACCCAATTGCATGAGCCCGTCGCACAACACATCCCTGCGGCGGCGATACATGTCGCGAATTTCGGCGACGCAATCCTGCGGTCCTTCCAAAGCGGTGATCGCGGCGATCTGAATCGGGGTGAACATGCCGTAGTCGAGATAGGACTTAAGCCTTCCCAGCGCCGCCACCAATTCCCGATTGCCGCACATGAAGCCTACCCGCCAACCGGGCATATTGTAGCTTTTGGAGAGAGAATAAAACTCCACCGCCATATCCATCGCCCCCGGCACTTGCAATATCGAGGGCGCCTTGTAGCCGTCGAAAACGATGTCGGCGTAGGCGATATCGTTGACCAACCAAATCCGGTACTCCCGGGCAATCGCCACCACCCGCTCGAAAAATTCCAGCTCCACGCACTGAGTGGTGGGGTTGGCCGGGAAGTTCAGGATCAGCATCTTGGGACGCGGCCACAAATCGCGGATGGCCTGCTCCAATTCCTCGAAGAAATCGCGGCCCGAAGTCAACGGCACATGGCGGATATCCGCTCCCGCGATCACGCATCCGTAGGGATGGATGGGATAGG from Methylohalobius crimeensis 10Ki harbors:
- a CDS encoding homoserine dehydrogenase — its product is MHPVKIGLLGLGTVGGGTVNVLARNTREITRRAGREIQVAKAFTRDPEKPRICGTEGIDLVTDPWEVVEDPEIAIVAELIGGTSLAKELVLRAIELGKHVVTANKALIALHGNEIFSRASEQGVMVAFEAAVAGGIPIIKVLREGLTGNRIEWVAGIINGTGNFILTGMRDQGRVFDDVLTEAQALGYAEANPAFDVEGIDAAHKLTILAAIAFGIPLQYDKVYTEGITRITPEDIRYAQELGYQIKHLGIARQTPDGIELRVHLCLIPARRLLANVEGVMNAVVVKGDAVGPTLYYGPGAGAEPTASAVVADLVDVVRVFTADPGNRVPHLAFQPDALSDLPVLPISEIETAYYLRLKVADQPGVLADIARILADHEISIEAVIQKEPQEGQMDLPLIFLTHKVKEKALDAAAAKIEALPAVKAPLYRIRLETLE
- the nadC gene encoding carboxylating nicotinate-nucleotide diphosphorylase; its protein translation is MTVNAENVDREEIRRFLAEDVGPGDVTARIIPESVRAEATVITREPMVMCGRDWFEAVFYELAPSCLVEWRVGEGDEVGADTELCRVLGPARALLTGERTAINLLQTLSGTATRARRFAEAVAGTGTVVLDTRKTIPGLRRLQKYAVKVGGCENHRFGLYDGILLKENHILASGSLTQAVRQARTFAEALPVEVEVESLAELEEALTAGADIILLDNFSLEEMRTAVKLASGSALLEASGNIDLTNMRRVAETGVDRISVGAITKNLQTIDLSMRISLKEHGEHKT
- the recJ gene encoding single-stranded-DNA-specific exonuclease RecJ, producing MRRKKIRQRPIPAQPHSLPSRLHPVLTRVYLSRGIRHPDELDRTLAALPPPWTLTGIDAMSARLAQALERGERLLVVADYDADGATACALAVTGLRAMGARQVDFIVPDRFRLGYGLTPQLVEQILDRKPQVLVTVDNGIASLEGVAAAKAAGLDVLITDHHLPGERLPDADVIVDPNLPDDSFPSRALAGVGVMFYVLTALRTRLRAQDWFQLQGMAEPNLAELLDLVALGTVADVVPLDEVNRILVHQGLERMRAGRARPGVRALLEVAGRDPEGLVAADLGFALGPRLNAAGRLEDMGLGIRCLLSADLDEARSLARRLDTLNRERREIEARMQSDALEYLQSDEWDRGASSGVCLFDPAWHEGVIGILASRIKDRLGLPVIAFAQGEDGYLKGSARSIAGLHIRDFLSEIDAIRPGLIVRYGGHAMAAGLTLKSGDFDLFAELFAARVKAQLGESAPESVIHTDGPLQVADFSLRLATELRRGGPWGQGFPEPVFEGDFELLNARVVGERHLKMSLRPRGGPPLDGIVFGLDDPAKWLGCGALRMAYQLDINDFRGRRRLQLKAEYLEPIQ
- a CDS encoding peptide chain release factor 3 — encoded protein: MADSSQEIQKRRTFAIISHPDAGKTTLTEKLLLFGGAIQMAGAVKGRKSSRHATSDWMEMEKQRGISVTTSVMQFEHGGCLLNLLDTPGHADFSEDTYRTLTAVDSALMVIDSAKGVEERTIKLMEVCRLRDTPIITFVNKLDREGRDPIELLDEIESVLGIQCAPVTWPIGMGKRFKGVYHLYEDAVHFFDTRHRDRVVKGEMIERLDNPTLEERLGDQAEELREEVELVRGASHPFDPKAYLTGRQTPVFFGSAINNFGVLELLDAFARYAPPPRPRQAEERMVAADDPDFSGFVFKVQANMDPQHRDRIAFVRICSGKYAKGMKLHHVRLGKNITAANAITFQAASRQHVEEAWPGDIIGLYNHGTIQVADTFTQGKSLKFGGIPYFAPELFRRVVLRDPLRAKALHKGLIQLSEEGATQVFRPLKNNDLILGAVGVLQFDVTAFRLKSEYNVECSYEPINVATARWIECEDPKVLEDFKRKNYEYLAEDGGDFLVYLAPTRVNLQLAEERWPQVKFKATREL
- a CDS encoding YraN family protein, with protein sequence MRSRSTTALGQAAENHALAYLEKRGLKLLTRNYRWRGGEIDLILEDRGTLVFAEVRFRRNNRFGGALASVDARKQKRLIQCAQHYLVRHREDAPVRFDVVALTATTGGFELEWVRDAFQAEA
- a CDS encoding penicillin-binding protein activator, giving the protein MPATIQVRWLQGSFTVFLLLLAACAPLQRPSENLAAPLLRQAETLAAAGKHREAAQYYLSAADRQSGQERSHSLLRAAELSYRAGELKALEKRLRDLRPERMAAHDRNALALLRARLALDQDDPAGALDFIGEIDPDRLTESKLTSYRLLRARAFSLQGRLADAIRERVRLLPRLQSPQTVERNQQAILEALLLLPETELEQIQAKPHGDLAGWIELAQTLRAHPYHSPELDRALSRWRQVYPYHPADRARFLERHLAARLPSYRTPQSIALWLPGEGPFQSAADAVRSGILSARRLADSPYPSAANSEPVEFMEYDSTDTDPLDLYRRSTDEGAELIIGPLQKTELEQLASQAQFNPPVLALNALDHLTRSGLYQFALSPEEGVAQVADSAWQHDRRRALVLVPTTPFGERIATFFTAYWENLGGRVLEIQPYDPEANDFSPAIRGLLDLDESERRFKRLRQVVWEVKFEPRIRRDADFLFLQAKPRQGRLIRPQLLFYRAETLPVYATRDIYSGHPEPRWDRDLEGVRFCDIPWLLQGERTDTPSRERFETEWGIHSGAYLRLVALGMDAYRIPFRLLATGQRYAGATGVLELGNGGHIKRRLTCAEFRQGTPVIYGLAPEKTIDAIP
- the alaC gene encoding alanine transaminase, whose protein sequence is MEEFQRIKRLPPYVFNIVNQLKAKQRAAGEDIIDFGMGNPDQPPPRHITDKLVEAAQRETTHRYSLSKGIPRLRKAICDWYAQRYDVQLDPESQAIVTIGSKEGLAHLALATLGPGDVVLVPNPAYPIHPYGCVIAGADIRHVPLTSGRDFFEELEQAIRDLWPRPKMLILNFPANPTTQCVELEFFERVVAIAREYRIWLVNDIAYADIVFDGYKAPSILQVPGAMDMAVEFYSLSKSYNMPGWRVGFMCGNRELVAALGRLKSYLDYGMFTPIQIAAITALEGPQDCVAEIRDMYRRRRDVLCDGLMQLGWEVEKPKATMFVWTPIPEPYRAMGSLEFSKKLLLEAKVAVSPGIGFGQYGEGFVRFGLIENEHRTRQAIRGIRHMMRKDGTL
- the thrC gene encoding threonine synthase, whose amino-acid sequence is MNRYTGLIDRYRDRLPIAPETSPISLCEGDTPLIRLENLPRLIGKEAEIYVKFEGLNPTGSFKDRGMTVAVTRAVREEGSRAVICASTGNTSASAAAYAARAGIHAFVLIPEGKIAMGKLAQALMHGAEVIQIQGNFDAGMRIVKEIADHAPVSIVNSINPYRIEGQKTAAFEIVDALGKAPDYHCLPVGNAGNITAYWKGYREYHADGVAAKRPVMCGYQAEGAAPFVKGEPVDHPETVATAIRIGHPQSWDGAWTAQRESGGWFACFSDAEILEAQKLLADHEGIFCEPASAVSIAGALNDLKTGKIPEGSTLVCTLTGNGLKDPDTAIRQCQVTPQTVAAELEAVKRAILERL
- a CDS encoding citrate synthase, with amino-acid sequence MTDHPTSKSNGNGDGFVLTRERTGQNYNRSLLHGTLGPAAIDIRNFYSDTDVLTYDPGFTSTASCKSAITFIDGDNGILLYRGYPIQELAVQSDYMEVCYLLLYGELPSPEEKAEFERDIKRHTLLHDQLMLFFRGFTRKSHPMAIMVGVVGALSAFYHDDMDITNPEQRMLAAYRIIAKMPTIGACAYRYAMGWPFVYPQNRYSYAENLLYLTFSLPTQDYQANPVLAKALDRILILHADHEQNASTSTVRLAGSSGANPFACIAAGIASLWGPAHGGANEAVLKMLREIGDIKRIPEFIDRAKDKNDPFRLMGFGHRVYKHYDPRAEIMRQTCHEVLAELGHRNDPLLELAVELERIALQDDYFIERKLYPNVDFYTGIVLRAMGFPTNMFTVLFAIGRTVGWVAHWKEMIADPKIKIGRPRQLYVGSPQRPYVPMDQRPRPGQRTWSRFWGGGNNT